TTACGGtcacaaaaagctttttctcagctttttctgaGTCAGCCTTTTGTTTCCACTTTGCAACCTGTTAGACTTGGGCACACAAAGGAGGACTTTCAACAATCCTACACTAGGTAAGTACAAAATGGCAAGTGATACCGAACTGTAGGTGatgaaggacagacagacagacaactgCTGTTAGCGCTTACATGGCAGCAGCTGACTGATgcatcctttcctctcctccaaaTTAAGGCATTAGTTTGGGACTTGCATCACTTTGGGcttttcctcctgtcctcctccAGTGGAGCAGAAGGGTACCCCCCTCAGtcacagctctgctcttcccttaaGGCTTTGCCACATAAGGCCCTGCCTGTGAGAATTAAAGATGGGAGAACTGAAGATCCTGTTTCATTTTAATCTCCACCAAGTACTCTTTTGAAGTGTACCATAGACTAAGAGACAGTGTTCTCTCTGAAACACATAGTCCCTGAAAAGGACTGCTCTTAAAATTCTCATTTCTCATCACCAATGAGACTCTTTCTCCCCAACCAACCCTGGGAGCAAGATAAACTCAAAACACAACTAGTCTCCTGTCCATTAGTATGAACAGGAACGAAAGTCAAACCCATTTCATCTGTAGCTAAGTTTGCATCTTCCATATTTTCCAGTACTAAATGATGCAAGAAGTTAAGTTTCTAAGGATACTCAACAGATAAAAAtgccaaacccaaacaaaaagcaGACATGAGAATGCTACTAAGGATACAAGGCTTATGTTTACCTCTTCATCCTAACATCAGCCTTTGTGGTAACCTAAACAAATACCTCTTTCCAGTCCCAGCTGTTATTTAGACAATTCCTTTGGCAGTTGCCCCACCTTGAACTAAAGGTAGCTGTGTTAATATTTCTATGTTGGTCTCTTCGGACCCTTAACTCAGACTACAGCTGTCACTTATAACACATTCAAGGCCTGGATTTTCTGGCCTTAGGAGGTGTTTTCCTGAGATGTGTCACTAGGCCATACCAACAGCCCTGCACATCAAGATATTCACGCTTTTACAGAACCTCTCCATGTTAAGAAAGAATGCAAGTAACTGTACAGCCAAAACTGCTCCATGGCAAGTGGCGTAATGgatgcaatgaaacaaaaaaccaaaactcctGATGTTTCACTTACTTAACCAACCCACTCTTCTTTCAACTCATACTGCCGTTTGCCTCAAGAACTGGTTCTGTTGGCCAGTTATCATTAAAACCATAGCGGTAACTAGTTCTTAATAAACTAAGAGGTCCCAAAAAACTcttcctgagaattttttttttttttacctcttgttTGAATTCAACGGTCTCACTACcatcttcttcttttgttttcaccAAGGACATCTTGACCCAAGTTCGAAAGCCTCCGGAAAACTTCCAGCTGGAGTATGAACTTTCACAGTCCTTCatgaattctgctttttctggaCTAAAGGAAAAAGACCATTACTTTACTGACCAAGCTCAGAGCAGTATCTGAGCACTGTAGGCAGGAGAATGTCAGACCTACAAGCACTTCAAAATGTGTTCACAATTCCTTTTATGTTTCAACTGCTAGAATTCAGCATACCTAAAACATTGTGAGTAGTGATGTATTGATTAATGGTAGCACTTGCACATAAGAACACTCACGTGTTCTTAAGCACAGAAGACTTACTCCGTGCCCTGCTACCCTAGAGTTCTGCCTGCCCCTAGGGACTGCTCTGCCTTATAGGGGAGCTTCGTTCTGCTCATCTGTCATCTCcgggacagaaagcagcagagccaggacccCAGGGAACAACTCGCCACAACGCTAGGAAGCATGAGATGGAAGGAACAGCCtagaggcagggcaggctgcttCACCCCATTTCTGGGGTGCAAATAAAGTGGTTGCAATGCAGACAtacttaaaatgctttgaaatttaCATTTAGCATATTCCTGTTATTTTGGGAACACTATACCTTTGGTGTAAGGCTCCCATCTGCAATAACATGGCTGTTTTCCCTATATGCAATCACAGATAGTTGTAGCCCCAGAACAGCAGGattgctttctgtctttttttttttaatgctgtgacTGTAAGCCATTTTAAGGCTTCCAATACCCCTCACACCACAAGTGGTAAAGAGGCAGCTCTAAGGCATATCTGGTCTCCATCCTGTCTCTACCAACTGCACAGGACACAGTGTGTTAACCACGCTATTTACTTGGAGGTCCTCAGTACTGTGATTTTAGCCAGTTCCGTGTCATCTCTATGAAATaagcctggccctgcagctgctATTTCAACAAGGTATCATTTGAGATGAAGGGGTAAACCACTGTGATGAGTCACAAATCATTAAAGCACAGACTGCTGATTTTTACTAAAGATAGATTTCAGGTTGCAGAGATATGTCAGGATATGCTGGTCCTTGAGACAAGGGACAGGGAGAGGGTTTTGACTCAGATTAAATCCATCTTCCTAGATGAAGGGAAGAGTACACTTTGCTCATATGGCAGAGGGTGTGCATGGCTAGGTCTACTGGgagattaaattattttggtcTTTCAAAGAAAGGTGCAAAgaagtgaggaagaaaagcagagctgaagaagCAAGCTCTCGTCCCAAAGAACAGACCAATCAGGAAGATTTGTCCTCTACCAGCACTGGGTGGATTTgcacttttcttgtctttttccttaGTTCTCAGAACTGGGGCTCCTTCCTGCAAACCGAGATGTCTTGTCTGCAAGGCAGCAAGAACACGGACTGATAAAAAGAGTTCTCATACTGATGGCTACTCTGTACTACACTGCCTGCTCAGGCTTAACAGATGAATATGCACACGTTCACAGGAAGGCAAAGCCTAGCAAAGCCATTGCTCTCAAGTCAGGGCTTCAGGTGATGGGGTCAAACACAGAACTCCATTGTGCAtacaaacatgaaaggaaaagcGTTTCTGGAAACAAAAACTAATACACTTTGCTACCCATCAAGACAGATGATATTCCAAGAGTGTTTTAGCAGGTTAGGAATATCTTTACGGATTTGTGACATTAGCTGCTTGTTTAGTGATCCCAACAGGACAGCAGTGCACCTCTCTAACTCTCAAAAGGAAGGCATACGCAAAGCATCCGAACAAAGCCCACTGCCCGACTGCTCCTCACCATACAAACCAATGACATAGGGAGACCTAATCTGATAATTATTTCTTCCCCCTTCGGTAAGTGGGTACAGCATCAGCTGATGGACAGTACGAAGAGCACACTGCTTTGCCACTCAGAGGAACATACATAATTAGCACTCTGCCAGCCAGTCATATGCCTAATGCACAACTAAATACAGCATCCTAGAAGAGCTTTCCAAACCAACATGGAAAATTGAGGCAGGAAGTTATGACACAGAGCTGAACGTAACAGCCACAACTTACATGGTAAGCAGTCAGCAGTAGTATACTTTGCCTTCAACAGTAATTGTAGgcttgaaaaagaaagattaataatATCTTAGGAAAAGCTGTGGAGAAGTGATCTGAGAAGGCATCTCCTTGCCTGTGCCCATAATCCAGACCACTGCCacagagtcaggaaaaaaaaaagggggggcgggggggagcagagcagagaggcacAAGCTTTGCACAAATGATAGCAGAGGGCAAATAACTCAGCCTAAAAACCACACACAGCTAAGTGAATGCAAGACAGGCAAGGGATTTCAATGTGAAGAACAACTCTCCAGGCAGACAGTTTCTTTTAATTCCCTCTTCACCCCAAAGACAGACAACCTGCAAAGGCtgcacattactttttttttttttttctgttcagtaagtTCTTCTACCTATTACACTGTCCTTTAGATGTATGGGAAGATTCCTGGAATACTCTGCACCAGGCTCTCCCAAGATATTAATGGTACCTCAAGACCATGCAAAAATTCCTAcatcacagcagagaaaaagaagtgGAAGAGGCCACTGTCTCACTCAGGTGAACTCCAAAGCCCTGGTCTCCCCTCAGCCAATGCTCTCTGGTAACCATCGACAGTTCAAACGACTAACAGGGAGCCCATTGCCCTAGCACAGACTGATCAATGTCAGACCACGACAGGCTGTATTTGTCCCAACTGTGCGAGTTGCTAACCTAATGCCAGACTGGGCTCTAGCTCTGCAGTGGATCCTTCTAACACCCATCTCTATGGACCGACCCACAAGAGCCAGAGGCAGCTTAGGACATCCCACCAGCAGACTCCAACGCAACAGCAAGAGCCAAAACCACAGATGGGTCAAACCCAATTTGTGtttattgcttttgctttcccctaGACTGGGCAACTCTCAGCCATGGGATCTAATAAAGGGTCAGATGGTGTGGTACCAAAAGTCTCGACTCTTCTATGTTATAATTCATTTCTCTGCATGCAGCAATCCAGACCAGAGACATGAACATGGAGCTCTGTTTAGACCCTTAAATAATCTCTGACCTGTTCAGACTGGTATTCATAATCTCACATGACTGTAAGTTATTTTACATGCTATGCTAACAATAGTTTGCCAGTAATATGTTCAGAGCATTTTCTTCTTAAACCCATGTATTATACTAATGACAGTTCAGGAAAGGAACTTGTATTTTTAGCTACACTTTTTTGGTAATTTGCAAGGGTTTCATTATTTCCTTCCCTCCAATTAATACGGTACAGACAGCAGCTGccactgtcttaaaaaaaaaaaaagacagaagaagaaaaaagccagtgGCAGTATCCCTCCAACTCCCAGGCCAACAATAGCACACAGTTCAGCAGTGTTCTGTGAGGGCCAGAACAAAACTAGCAAGCAGTGCCAGCTTCATGTAGTCCATCGATCCAATTTTaacagaagagctgcagagaatAAAACCCTTGACAGAAACAACTGGACCTTACTTGAGTCCTCACCACTTGCTATGCctcaaaaaaacattaaagacaCAAGTCTCTAGAtgccatttttattattgcttacGGCTGATGCTTGTGGCAGCCTTCACCCATATGATTATTGCTATTTAAAGCAAAAGTGAGCTGCGCATAATACTGTTTACACAGAAACTGTGGCGTAGATACAGCAGGACTCTTCTCACCAATTTCAATGGGTTTTGGATTGTGATTTAAGATGATGGAATACCCTACACACATATTTTGCAGCCATCTGCCCACCCAGCCCAACCTAAGCTGTTTGTAGCGATGGCAAAAAACTGTAAAGGTAATTATGGTATCTCATGAGTTTTAGCATATATCTCAGCATCTTTTATAACACCTTACATGAATTGCTGGACACAGTGCTAATAATATGCTCTCATAACCAGTAAGTGAGACACTTCATAAGGAAAAGTAGTTAACAGCAGCCAGTAATTGAAGTTTTTAGAGGCCGTATGGAAGGACACACAACAGTTTCTACAGATATCTTGGTCCAGACTTCCCATCAACGAAATTTAGCATCCGCTGATGaaccagaaattatttccatcttctcttctgctgGAAGTTGGACATTCCATGTATGCATGAGGTTTCACATGCACTTCATAGTCAGGAGAAAACGTAAACTTTCAACCTGCCCCGAGCCCATCCAGTTCATGCCCCGGGATGCCAGGACAGGAATACAGACTACTGAGCAAGACAAGCCATACAATTTGTACCAAGCTTTGGAGGATGCTGTAAGGGAGACACTACTGGTCTCTTGCGCACAACTGGTTCTCTTACTGTATTTCACCTAGACATGCAGATCGTTTACTACTAAGTTTAAAGGCCCACATACCTGTGCCAATTTTACCGTTAGCTGGGTTAGTTCAAAACCAGTTTTAACTCGCATCCCTACTACCTGCTGCAAACGGGCACAAAGGATGCATCCCCAAACAGACACCATTTCCTCCCTTTTCACTTCGCTCCAAACATAACCCAGGCTCAGCCTTCACTCTCCCAGCTTCAGTTCTGGTGCCTTCCACCACTGAGACAAGGCAGCTTCTCTAGGAAGGAAGCGACACTTCCCTGTCTCTTTGGGGATCAATTCTGCCATCTAACCAGTTTGACCCAGAAAACCTGGAGGCAGGAGGTTGCGATCCAGGTTTCTCCCAGACACCTTACAGATGATTCTTACTGATTCACCTACACTGGCACAAACACAGCCTTGAAGCCAGGACCTTTGCAATACTGCTTATTGCTGTTTTGCACATCTAACCTGCCTTTGCACAACATGTGGCACAAGCGTTTGGGACAGCAGCATGCAGATTTGCAGCCTGCTTGCAGAAATACTGCCAACTTAAGCAGGACATACATGTTTTAACTTGGGAAGAAACAGCTCTTTAAAATGGCTTATCTGCAAATTGATACAACGAGCACAGAAATGTGGCTTCCAAGACTTGAGTAGGCATAGACCAAGTTGTGTCTTGGTAAGTTGGCTCATTCTGCAAAGAGCCAGGAACGCAACTGTGCCTTCTGCTCTGTTTCACAAGGGGTGGTCTCAGACAGTGCTTGTGTCTTGCAGTATAGGAACAGCTGCGCACCTTGCTGGAATCAGTCCCACTGTACATACCGCTAACTGCGGCACAAACcacaaaaactgagaaaaaacaacacagaaggaACAAGTAGCACCTCCTAGGTCACTACTCTTAACTGGTATTTTCTCACCCTAAAATATCAATGCCTAAAATACCAGCAACATTAGCATTTTATGAGGTCTTTTAGTACAGTTACAGAAAGTACTTAATGACTTAAGACCTCTTCGTCACTGAAGtagaaatgctttctaaaaagcAAATTCAGATAATTGGTCTTTGGCCACCCAGAGAGACTGTGACTGAATACTTCCAGTCTTTGGTCCATCTGAAAAACACCAGTATGATCATGTCCAAGCTTCCAAGAATGCTTTGTTACGATAAAATCTGttatttctcttcccctccctcacccaATTTTGTTCTGCATATGGCCTTTATCCCCTGTCCCTTTTTCACTGAGCATCTGACTATTACCAAATTAAGGCTTTCTATTAGGTCTCACTGTGACTAATTGCTCTTGTCTAGCTTTTAATCTGGATCACAGAGAGAAGAACAGAACttgaatttaaattaaagcaaaaattaaacagTTAAGTATGGAATTTATTGTCACAAGGTGGAAAAAGGGTGGGGCTTTCAAGAAAGTTCaagacagcattttctttcttgacagttcaagaaagaaaatcttttctattttcttagaatagaaaaaatctaatttttccaCTCCTGTTAAAATTAGAAGGTGGTTGATCAGTTACTCCAATGGCACCAATGTCAAACCAATACGAAGCAATTTTGAAAACCCTGCCTATGAAATTACATCATTCTGTAGAATCTTACATAAAGCTAGTAATACAAAGAAATACAGTTAATCTTTCAACGAAATCACAACAAATCAAATCTAGGGATCTGATCTTTAcagtaattgctttaaaaaaaaaaaaaagatacagaagcaTTAGTGTTCTCAGTGCACTTTCCTGAGCACACTGCCCCAAACAGCACACTTCCTGATCCCCCACAGCAGTAAGCCAGCAGTAAGCCAGCACAAACCTCAAACTTTCAGAAAGTGCAGCAACAAATGGCTGAAGCATAGCTGAAGGGCAGTTTTTGTCACTGAAAAAGTCCTCGATTCATTTTCTGCCCTGCTTTCACTAGTATTGTTGTAGCAAGTTCAATGCAGTTACAGGCTCATCCCTTTACGTACCTGTTGATGAActcttggaaagaagaaaagagaaggtagTCAATGGCACTAAAATCTTGGTCTGTTCCATTTaaatgaaactgcaaaaataCCAGTTCCTTTTTCTTCACATCACGAGGGCCTTGAACAACCAAAGCATACTTCTGTAAGCAAACAGAGAGATGGTGAGAGTAGCAAAGGAATCCTCATTTCCTGTTCATGAATTTGCCATCTGTCACTAATAGTCTATAGAAATCTAATAGACACCGAGATTTTCTTGGCTGCTACTAAGTCTATGTCTATTAAAATATCTAACAAGAACGCCAATTGAATCCctccttttagtttaaaaattaagTCTTTACAACAAGATCTAGTGTTTCTCTCAGAAATCTGCTTTAGTTCTATCACAGTCCTTTGGGTTCACGTGGTATTACCAGTCAAGGCCCTGCAACCTGCATTCTGCAGGACAATCAAAACTGTTTTGAGCATTAAAGTCCAGGAACTTTCAGCTCTTGACATGAAACAAGTTAATGTGGAATCGGATGTGGAGAACATCAGGCTTCTCCCTGAGAAAGAGGAACAGTTtcacagcccccccagcacctcaagtgagctgctgaaaggaaaaaaaaaaaaaaaaaaaaacaaaccaacaacaaaaaatgctaGCAGGCAGAATACAACTTAAAGTAGTGGAGGCATTATATCAAACAGCAAGCTGCTGCTTGCAAAAGGACTCAGCCAATTTGAACAGGGCTCTACATGGCTCAGAGGTCTCTGCTTCAGTGCCTTTCCATTCCACTACAGGACCAGAGCCTACTGGATCAGCAAGCTTCTAAATGAATCTACCACGCAGCTTAAAATGCAGGTTCTTAGTttgttaaaacacacaaaaagagcATATTAGTGGCAGAAATTAAATTAGACTTGCACCTAGAATATTACTTTCAAGTATACTAAGGAGCTGCTTCCCAGAAGGAAAGGGTGCCTAGACAAAAGGCAAAACATGAAGAGGAAAAAGGTTGACCAAACATACCtagattgtttgtttgttcatgTTTAGTTTCCTTAAAAACAATCTCAGCAATCACTTTGGATACAAATGACCatatttaatactttatttttctgaacatttattTATACAGAAGCTAGACTCCCTGCATGTTTAAGGGCAGTTTAAGACAGACTATCACTCAATGTACCCATCTTATTGTCTCACAGCATTTCAGTGTAATGAAACACTTGGTGCCCAGTTAAGATTTTTCCAAGTGTGACAAAAATAGTATGTAATTCCCAGCAATCATACAAAAAGAGATAAGCTATCCTGCTTTAATAGAATAACTGCTACTGCTTGCAATCAAAGCTGGATTTACTATCTCAAGGAATATGCTTGCCAGTTCATTTAGGAGAGGAATGAAGCCAGAGTTTCATTGTGAAAAATGACTTATTTGGTCCCATTCAGGTTTTCATGCTGCACACACCCACATGACAGCTGATCATCCATAACATATACACACTGAATAGGGtcttttacatttctgaaaacaaaaggacAGATGGCTTGAAAAAAAACTAGAAGCAAGGATTTTTTGCAgcactaagaaatatttttactttcaaatacCATTATGAGCAGAAACCCCCCACTTGAATAGGCTTTGTTCTATTATATTATTATTACCATAGTCTGATTAGTAAAAGGATCTGTGTAGTTGATTCTCTGAGTGGTGCATTCAATGTCTCCTGGCTGACCTGGATTTATCAGGGGCGGAATGTGATCATAGTAATGATGCTTGCAGCTAAGCAGGCGAGCCTTGCCTGGGTAAAAGGCAATACCTGTTTTGGGAGAAAAAACATCAAACAGAGCTGATTTCTTTCCCAAGTACATAGATTTTCATTCTGGGATTTAATCCCACAGGATACTGAGCTATCCTCAAGATCCAGCAAAACAATCAAATTAAACCACatgcttcagcatttttctggAGCAGGACAACAGACAGTGCCAGCTTCATCAGGACAGAACCTCTGCTatgcattggggggggggggggaatcagggTTCATGTTCTGTTACAGTGATTCAAGGTTCACAGAAGCTACCAAGTTTCCCTAGTCATCCCACAAGCCAGCAGCTAATGCATCAGTCCTTCTGGCCCCAAATGAAATGAACATGTAAAGTAAGTTAGGAGACTATTGAAGTCAAATGGGTCATGTAGCGCTTCAGCATGTACATGTTTTCAGATATTATCATTTAACATGTcaaattttaattggaaataatGTATGTACTGTACATGACAGATCAAAGACCACTGGCTGATCTAATAAAAGTGAAAAGATGCTCTTCAGAACATCTAGCATCTTCTGTTCACTGAATACAGTGTCACGATAAAACTCAAAGCCATTAAACAAGTACCAACTGTCACCATCCCTTATTACTTATATCACTAGGTAGGCAGGCTACTACTTCACCTGTATGGAAATTCATATAAGCCATACATTTATGGTTTCAGCCCAAcagcatgcattaaaaaaacccctcagtcaCCTCAGCTGTAGAAGGCTAGCAAAATAAAAGGCCCAAAACCCAAAATCCTGTTATGCCACATATGCCACATTTAGTATTGGAAACGAGCTTGCTTGAAGATAATCTAGACCAACTACCAAAAAAAGTATGATTTGAGTTATTAGATATGATTAACTCACACAATGGCGATGACCTGTCCGTCAAAATGCAAGATGTCAAAGCAGTCAGCATATATCAGTCTAAAAATGCTTTATCCCTTTCTTCAGTGCTCCATGCTTGCAACTTGCCATCTCATCACTTTAATAGAGCAATGAAGTAGAGGGCTACATTAATTTAGGTTCTCTGATCTGGCAGGAATCCTCGCAAATACTTTTGGATTTATATGTATGTTGCTCTGCTtctttaaatgacattttcttcctgttgctgtaTGAAAcactcatgggaaaaaaaaccacaggggAAAGCCTGCTCTTACAGTCAGATCCATACGGTCCAAACTAAGGATCTACTTGCAGAGCTGAGCCTAACTGACCATACAGAAAAACAACTATAGGAATATGGCAACAACTTGAAACACTCACCTTTCAGCCACAATTACTGGAGTGGTTATTTGTAAAATGTGGTAACACTTCAaacaaaagtgtaatttttacATTGGAAACTGACCTATGACTGTTTGAGTTGCATTTGCTACCGCAGCTCTGTTTATGAATGGTTactggataatttttttaaaaaataacaacaatagaAATCACTATTCAAAAATGCTTCTGTGGCGTAATCCCTCCTGCAAACTGCAACATAGTCTTCTGATGCCACACTGCATTTTTATGCCAACATTGTTCCCTGCAGTCACATCATATTTTCATTGCCTACTGATGTAATACCAAGTTGTAAAcaatgcagaacagaaacagaaagtggCATTGTGGTTATTTTGTGGTTGGTTTGAGAAATTCACCTTCTTTACTGTCAACAGCATTTCACTGTCCAGTGCAGCACTGAGGTCCTGATACACATCCTATGTGCAACCCTATTTGAACGATACAGTTTTGGGAATATTTCCATGAGGAATTATCTTCTTTCCCTATAAGAGGACTCATTCAAGAGTCTGCAAACACTTCTTATCTACCAAATGTTGCATgatgctctgcagctgctgtcatTCATGTTATTGGCATGAAAACCCCAAAAATGTCCCCCAAATTTGTCCTACACTATTAAAATTTCCACGCAAAGTTAACACAACATAGATTAGAAAAGAGGAAGTGAAAGACCTGGGTCAAAGCATTATACGCACTCTGGGCCCTGGAGAATCAAGACGAGAAATGTAAAACAATCCAAGATAAATGTGAACAACAACTTAACCCATTTTGTTTATTACCGGTCTTACCAGGTGCATCATACAAGGACACTTCCTTGTAAGAGACAGACATCACTGGGTGCTTGAGCTTCTCCCTGAAGTCACTGATGGTTTGGTAGACAAGGAACACAGCTACAGCCATGAGCAGCAGATAAATAAACAGGAGAATTACTGAAAAAACATTCTTTAGGCAGGTCTTGCTGAAACGCAAAGAAGGGGCAGTGGTACCCAGTTCACTATCTGGAACCAAACAGAATATGGATTAGgactttaaaatacagatatttggGCTGAATTTATGTAGTGTTCATTCAAAGATCAATCACTTGAGAGGAAAGTAAGCCTCTAACtcagtttgatttaaaaaaaaacacaactatTGCTGGTTCTGATGATCAGTCAGTTCTCAAGCATGACGCATAATCATCCAAAGATTGTGCCTCTTTTTAATGTGTTGAATTTGGAACTCTGCTTAAGGACATGGCAGGCAGAAAACAAGGTTTATTTTCAAGAAGGACAACTCAGAAACAATGTTCAAAGttcataagaaaaaaagtctgctgatTGTCAATCTTTCCTCCCGGAAAAAAACAgactgggaagggggaaaggagtTGAAGTAATTCTTACACACTCAGCATATGCATCAGCAGAGAGATTTAATATTCAAATGCTCTTACACAGCTATCTGCATTGCATTTCCACCATGGTAGAAGTCACTAGATATTTCCTACCCTCTCATTTTTGGCCTCTAGTTTGTAACTCCTTGTGCATACTACATAAAGTTTCACAAAACGATTCTTCCACTTACAGCTGGAAAAAGACTGACCCAATTCTCTCAGTCTCCTTGCCTTCAAAGCTTATTCTCTGAAGATCTTCACACTTGCCTCACTTGTACACAGTCACTGCCTTCCCCATACTCCTTGCATTCACCATTTCTTTTGGCAATACTTGTAAGGTAAAAGCTCATGTACTCGAGTTACACGTCATGTTTTGATCGTTAGCGACATACAGCTGAACACGCAAAAGGACCATTAAGACCCAACATATGAAAGGAGATAAGTAGGCATATTTTACACTGACCTCCCTGTGTGGTGTAATCTAATGGGCCTAAAGAGGGCCTAAAGTCAGGCCCTCTCAGGCCATGCCACACTCTGCCCTTCAACTACAATAGCACGGTTTGGTGTTCGTTCCTTACCACAGCAAGCACTAGCCTTTTAGTAAATCCTACTGAACACATAACCTCTTACAAAAGTCCATGGTCATGCACGTGTTCCCAAGTTCATTATCAGGAGACGGCAGCCAAGGAAATTAggacattgtcctggtttcagttgagatagagttcattaaTATGCATAAAATTGCACTATTGAAACAAGTATGTCTTGAACAGCTGCAAAGCATTTAGGGGATACTCATTTCAGGTTGCCTTACCTTAATGCCTACATCTGAGCTGCAGTAAGCCCATTTAATACTGCCCCACACCCTCCAAAAGCAGGTCCAAACAGTCTAactaaaatccatttaaaaacacaTCTGTTCAATATTGCACCTCGCTCATGTGAATCTAGCACGGATTTTGCTTGCAATCCACTGCCATCACAGACACTGCAACTCAGGTAAGATACAACATAAAGGAAGATGACATACCAAGCTCTCTCAGAAACAGAGGTGCTGAATCTTCAAGTGAGCACAGTTCATGACAAAGAAACATTCTCATCTCAA
The Mycteria americana isolate JAX WOST 10 ecotype Jacksonville Zoo and Gardens chromosome 3, USCA_MyAme_1.0, whole genome shotgun sequence genome window above contains:
- the PACC1 gene encoding proton-activated chloride channel isoform X4 — translated: MLRTEVSASYQELSEDVERVSENPTDEREGEMEVHEDASSVILPAVFLVYQTISDFREKLKHPVMSVSYKEVSLYDAPGKTGIAFYPGKARLLSCKHHYYDHIPPLINPGQPGDIECTTQRINYTDPFTNQTMKYALVVQGPRDVKKKELVFLQFHLNGTDQDFSAIDYLLFSSFQEFINSPEKAEFMKDCESSYSSWKFSGGFRTWVKMSLVKTKEEDGSETVEFKQETSVVNYIDQRTKPRSDQLFFVVFEWKDPFIQTVQDIITANPWNMIALLCGIFLALFKAADFAKLSVKWMIKIRKRHLRRSRPVMNHIS
- the PACC1 gene encoding proton-activated chloride channel isoform X1, giving the protein MLRTEVSASYQELSEDVERVSENPTDEREGEMEVHEDASSVILPDSELGTTAPSLRFSKTCLKNVFSVILLFIYLLLMAVAVFLVYQTISDFREKLKHPVMSVSYKEVSLYDAPGKTGIAFYPGKARLLSCKHHYYDHIPPLINPGQPGDIECTTQRINYTDPFTNQTMKYALVVQGPRDVKKKELVFLQFHLNGTDQDFSAIDYLLFSSFQEFINSPEKAEFMKDCESSYSSWKFSGGFRTWVKMSLVKTKEEDGSETVEFKQETSVVNYIDQRTKPRSDQLFFVVFEWKDPFIQTVQDIITANPWNMIALLCGIFLALFKAADFAKLSVKWMIKIRKRHLRRSRPVMNHIS
- the PACC1 gene encoding proton-activated chloride channel isoform X6; translation: MEVHEDASSVILPAVFLVYQTISDFREKLKHPVMSVSYKEVSLYDAPGKTGIAFYPGKARLLSCKHHYYDHIPPLINPGQPGDIECTTQRINYTDPFTNQTMKYALVVQGPRDVKKKELVFLQFHLNGTDQDFSAIDYLLFSSFQEFINSPEKAEFMKDCESSYSSWKFSGGFRTWVKMSLVKTKEEDGSETVEFKQETSVVNYIDQRTKPRSDQLFFVVFEWKDPFIQTVQDIITANPWNMIALLCGIFLALFKAADFAKLSVKWMIKIRKRHLRRSRPVMNHIS
- the PACC1 gene encoding proton-activated chloride channel isoform X3, coding for MEVHEDASSVILPDSELGTTAPSLRFSKTCLKNVFSVILLFIYLLLMAVAVFLVYQTISDFREKLKHPVMSVSYKEVSLYDAPGKTGIAFYPGKARLLSCKHHYYDHIPPLINPGQPGDIECTTQRINYTDPFTNQTMKYALVVQGPRDVKKKELVFLQFHLNGTDQDFSAIDYLLFSSFQEFINSPEKAEFMKDCESSYSSWKFSGGFRTWVKMSLVKTKEEDGSETVEFKQETSVVNYIDQRTKPRSDQLFFVVFEWKDPFIQTVQDIITANPWNMIALLCGIFLALFKAADFAKLSVKWMIKIRKRHLRRSRPVMNHIS
- the PACC1 gene encoding proton-activated chloride channel isoform X7; the protein is MLRTEVSASYQELSEDVERVSENPTDEREGEMEVHEDASSVILPGIAFYPGKARLLSCKHHYYDHIPPLINPGQPGDIECTTQRINYTDPFTNQTMKYALVVQGPRDVKKKELVFLQFHLNGTDQDFSAIDYLLFSSFQEFINSPEKAEFMKDCESSYSSWKFSGGFRTWVKMSLVKTKEEDGSETVEFKQETSVVNYIDQRTKPRSDQLFFVVFEWKDPFIQTVQDIITANPWNMIALLCGIFLALFKAADFAKLSVKWMIKIRKRHLRRSRPVMNHIS
- the PACC1 gene encoding proton-activated chloride channel isoform X5 gives rise to the protein MLRTEVSASYQELSEDVERVSENPTDEREGEMEVHEDASSVILPAVFLVYQTISDFREKLKHPVMSVSYKEVSLYDAPGIAFYPGKARLLSCKHHYYDHIPPLINPGQPGDIECTTQRINYTDPFTNQTMKYALVVQGPRDVKKKELVFLQFHLNGTDQDFSAIDYLLFSSFQEFINSPEKAEFMKDCESSYSSWKFSGGFRTWVKMSLVKTKEEDGSETVEFKQETSVVNYIDQRTKPRSDQLFFVVFEWKDPFIQTVQDIITANPWNMIALLCGIFLALFKAADFAKLSVKWMIKIRKRHLRRSRPVMNHIS